In Methanomicrobium antiquum, one DNA window encodes the following:
- the leuS gene encoding leucine--tRNA ligase, giving the protein MKNYENKCLESWKQDFEVDPNDSEKFYLNVAYPYPSGAMHVGHGRTYIVPDVIARYKRMQGKHVLFPMAFHVTGSPVIGISKRIANGDEKTTRLYRELYRVPEDILNKFVDPMEIVKYFSNEYERVMSSCGLSIDWRRRFTTVYPQYSKFIEWQYLHLMEQNRVIRGAHPVKYCPQCDNPVGDHDLLEGEKAEIVKFTLVMFNWGEYKIPCATLRPETTYGVTNLWINPDVTYKKVTLDGLKWILSPEAALKLSLQEHEITEEGEISGRSLIDETVSHPFCGNVKILPAEFVDPDMATGIVMSVPAHAPFDYIALRDLQNQGKYTEIKPISLITVPGYGEFPAMDAVEKSGITDQNDPGMETLTQEIYSAEFSGGKMLPQYGGKPVKFARDEFAAIMLEQYGSLVMYDFDNRDVMCRCGSRVFVRILKDQWFLQYSDQEWKKQIHEQLDKIDLVPSEVRTEFERTIDWLKDWACTRKVGLGTHLPWDKNWLVEPLSDSTIYMAFYTIAHKLLKIEAEKLTPEVFDYVFKGEGDSESLPLPKETVEDLRKEFLYWYPYDFRFSAKDLISNHLTFQLFHHNAIFSEDLQPKGMVVFGMGLLEGAKMSSSKGNVILLEDAVNDVGADTVRMFLVGSAEPWQDFDWRSELVSSTRKQIDRFWNTIHDSLEFKDEYPIDNWLLSRMQERITNTTDALSSFQTRQALQEAYFGVETDLKWYRRRLPEGVKGSSVLKDINNIWIRLLAPFIPFTCQRLWEISGNNGNIAFANWPVCESNKVDVGIELSEELLTRTVEDIESILKLIQIDSSSITLFVSSNWKYDVFKTIAQTSDRNRVIQEIMKDESMKKRGKETTDAVKQITNLIHKLPPKLVTRIVESGIDEKAVFESTKEFIEREYNLPVNIVNSDESTHQKARMALPFKPAILIE; this is encoded by the coding sequence ATGAAAAATTATGAAAATAAATGTCTTGAATCATGGAAACAGGATTTTGAGGTCGATCCTAACGATTCAGAGAAATTTTACCTGAATGTTGCCTATCCTTATCCAAGCGGTGCTATGCATGTCGGTCACGGGCGAACATATATCGTGCCGGATGTTATTGCACGGTACAAGAGGATGCAGGGGAAACATGTTCTTTTTCCTATGGCATTTCATGTAACAGGCTCTCCTGTTATTGGAATCTCGAAAAGGATTGCAAACGGCGATGAAAAAACAACCAGGCTTTATCGGGAATTGTACCGCGTTCCTGAGGATATTTTAAATAAATTTGTTGACCCGATGGAGATTGTAAAGTACTTCAGCAATGAGTATGAAAGAGTCATGAGCTCATGCGGACTTTCAATTGACTGGAGACGCAGGTTCACAACAGTATATCCGCAGTACAGCAAATTTATTGAGTGGCAGTATCTGCATTTAATGGAGCAAAACAGGGTTATTCGAGGTGCACATCCTGTCAAGTACTGCCCCCAGTGTGATAATCCTGTAGGAGATCATGATCTTTTAGAGGGTGAAAAAGCTGAAATTGTAAAATTCACTCTTGTGATGTTTAACTGGGGAGAATACAAAATTCCATGTGCAACTCTTCGGCCTGAAACAACATATGGTGTTACAAACCTCTGGATAAATCCTGATGTCACCTATAAAAAAGTAACACTTGATGGTTTAAAATGGATTTTATCACCGGAAGCGGCATTAAAACTTTCACTTCAGGAACATGAAATAACAGAAGAAGGCGAAATATCAGGAAGAAGCCTTATTGATGAAACTGTATCACATCCGTTCTGTGGGAATGTTAAAATTCTGCCTGCTGAATTTGTTGATCCTGATATGGCAACAGGTATTGTAATGAGTGTTCCTGCCCATGCTCCTTTTGATTATATTGCACTCCGTGATCTTCAAAATCAGGGAAAATATACTGAAATTAAACCAATTTCACTTATCACTGTTCCTGGATACGGGGAATTTCCGGCAATGGATGCTGTTGAAAAATCCGGTATAACAGATCAAAATGATCCCGGAATGGAAACACTTACTCAGGAAATTTACAGTGCCGAATTTTCAGGCGGAAAAATGCTTCCACAGTACGGCGGAAAACCTGTCAAATTTGCACGTGATGAATTTGCGGCAATTATGCTGGAGCAGTACGGTTCTCTTGTTATGTATGACTTCGACAACAGAGATGTTATGTGCAGGTGCGGAAGCCGTGTTTTTGTCAGAATTTTAAAAGATCAGTGGTTCCTGCAGTACAGCGATCAGGAATGGAAAAAACAGATTCATGAACAGCTTGATAAAATAGATCTTGTTCCTTCAGAGGTCAGAACAGAGTTTGAGAGAACAATTGACTGGTTAAAAGACTGGGCATGTACAAGAAAGGTTGGCCTTGGAACACATCTTCCATGGGACAAAAACTGGCTTGTTGAACCACTCTCTGACTCTACTATTTACATGGCGTTTTATACAATCGCTCATAAGCTCCTGAAGATTGAGGCTGAAAAATTAACGCCGGAGGTATTTGATTATGTCTTTAAAGGTGAAGGAGATTCAGAATCACTACCTCTTCCAAAAGAGACAGTGGAAGACTTAAGAAAAGAATTCTTATACTGGTATCCCTACGATTTCCGCTTCTCTGCAAAAGACTTGATCTCTAATCACTTAACATTCCAGTTATTCCATCACAATGCAATTTTTTCAGAAGATTTACAGCCAAAAGGTATGGTAGTCTTTGGAATGGGTCTTTTAGAGGGAGCAAAGATGTCCTCATCCAAAGGAAACGTGATTCTTCTTGAGGATGCAGTCAATGATGTTGGCGCTGATACTGTTCGTATGTTCCTTGTCGGCAGTGCCGAACCATGGCAGGACTTTGACTGGAGAAGTGAACTTGTATCATCGACCAGAAAACAAATAGACAGATTCTGGAATACAATTCATGATTCCTTAGAATTTAAAGATGAATATCCGATTGACAACTGGCTTTTATCAAGGATGCAGGAGCGTATTACAAATACAACCGATGCACTTTCATCTTTCCAGACAAGGCAGGCTCTTCAGGAAGCATATTTTGGTGTTGAAACAGACCTGAAATGGTATCGCCGCCGCCTTCCGGAAGGTGTTAAAGGCTCATCTGTTCTTAAAGATATCAATAATATATGGATAAGGCTTCTTGCACCATTCATTCCTTTCACATGCCAGAGGCTCTGGGAGATATCCGGCAATAATGGAAATATTGCATTTGCTAACTGGCCTGTATGTGAGAGTAATAAAGTGGATGTTGGGATTGAACTTTCAGAAGAGCTTCTGACAAGAACGGTTGAAGATATTGAATCAATCCTGAAACTCATCCAGATAGATTCATCTTCAATTACTCTCTTTGTATCATCTAATTGGAAATATGATGTCTTTAAGACAATTGCACAAACTTCTGATAGAAACAGGGTCATACAGGAAATTATGAAAGATGAGTCCATGAAGAAACGCGGCAAAGAGACAACAGATGCTGTAAAGCAGATTACAAATTTAATTCACAAACTGCCGCCCAAACTTGTAACCAGAATTGTTGAATCTGGTATTGATGAAAAGGCAGTTTTTGAGTCAACAAAGGAATTTATTGAGAGAGAATACAATCTTCCTGTAAATATTGTAAATTCTGATGAAAGCACTCATCAAAAAGCGCGTATGGCACTGCCATTTAAGCCGGCAATTCTTATTGAGTAA
- a CDS encoding PINc/VapC family ATPase translates to MKLIPDTSVVIDGRITSMIQESGEYKGATIIVPEAVIAELEAQANQGREIGFSGLTELQELSKLADEGIIKIEYVGERPSLDQVKLASGGEIDALIRRVALDYDDAKFITSDVVQSEVAKAKGLDVIYLKPQIGDFSPLMIDNYFDENTLAVFLKERAKPVAKKGTLKESKNVVLSDDSISEYELKHIAQEILERAKRDPDGFIELEKRGITIVQIGSMRISIARRPFSDGMEITAVRPIVNRNIDDYNKADVVKNRLLAGRKGIIITGTPGIGKTTLAQSIAIYLSEKEYSVKTMEAPRDIQVPDHITQYTALEGSMENTSEVMLLMRPDFVIFDELRKSSDFGVFADMRLAGIGMVGVVHANDAHDALQRFIGKTEFGIIPQIIDTIISIKDGDISKIYDVSFEFKVPESIPDEDDDIASRPVISVVNSDNKERESEIFCYDGATIVLKFPVADEPETSEVLSITLPDEDISLKLVEREIQREIGRFTDGSVEVKMQNENKAVVYIDDKDVPAAIGKGGKNVAAIVNKLSIGIDIRPRSELSRTNNTEQVVEKTSSLEPELPSSSANSNGIEIKVDKKFLSIMAKEHKGKIVDVFGGKEYLFTATVNDQGEIHMSKNNSIAMEMIRRYNDGEEIRLRPV, encoded by the coding sequence ATGAAACTTATACCTGATACAAGCGTCGTTATTGATGGACGCATCACCTCGATGATACAGGAATCTGGTGAATATAAAGGGGCCACAATAATTGTTCCGGAGGCCGTAATAGCAGAACTTGAAGCACAGGCCAACCAGGGACGTGAAATAGGTTTTAGCGGCCTGACAGAGCTTCAGGAGCTCTCAAAACTTGCAGACGAAGGGATAATTAAGATAGAATATGTTGGTGAAAGACCAAGTCTTGACCAGGTTAAACTTGCAAGCGGCGGAGAAATTGATGCTCTAATAAGAAGAGTTGCTCTTGATTATGATGATGCAAAATTCATAACAAGCGATGTCGTTCAATCAGAAGTTGCCAAAGCTAAAGGGCTTGACGTTATTTATTTAAAGCCACAAATAGGCGATTTCTCGCCTTTGATGATTGACAACTATTTCGATGAAAATACACTTGCAGTTTTTTTAAAAGAGCGCGCGAAACCCGTTGCCAAAAAAGGAACCTTAAAAGAGAGCAAAAATGTGGTCTTATCGGATGACTCAATATCCGAATATGAGTTAAAGCACATCGCCCAGGAGATCCTTGAACGTGCAAAACGCGATCCTGACGGATTCATCGAACTTGAAAAACGTGGAATTACAATTGTTCAGATTGGCTCTATGAGAATATCAATTGCAAGAAGACCTTTTTCAGATGGTATGGAAATTACGGCAGTAAGACCAATAGTAAACAGAAATATTGACGATTATAATAAAGCAGATGTTGTTAAAAACAGATTACTGGCCGGCAGAAAAGGCATTATAATTACCGGAACTCCGGGTATTGGAAAAACGACTCTTGCCCAGAGTATTGCAATATATCTCTCAGAAAAAGAGTATTCTGTAAAAACTATGGAAGCTCCCCGTGATATCCAGGTGCCTGATCATATAACTCAATACACAGCACTTGAGGGAAGTATGGAAAATACATCCGAAGTAATGCTTCTGATGAGACCGGACTTTGTTATCTTTGATGAACTCAGAAAATCATCAGATTTTGGTGTATTTGCAGATATGCGACTTGCAGGAATTGGCATGGTTGGCGTTGTACATGCAAATGACGCTCATGATGCACTTCAGAGATTTATTGGAAAGACAGAGTTTGGTATTATTCCACAGATTATAGACACTATCATCTCAATAAAAGACGGGGATATTTCAAAGATATATGATGTTTCATTTGAATTCAAAGTACCTGAAAGCATTCCTGATGAGGATGATGATATTGCATCAAGACCTGTCATTTCTGTTGTAAATAGCGATAACAAAGAGAGAGAATCAGAAATTTTCTGCTATGATGGTGCAACTATTGTCCTTAAATTCCCTGTTGCAGATGAACCTGAAACTTCCGAAGTATTAAGCATCACCCTTCCGGATGAAGATATCTCTTTAAAACTTGTAGAAAGAGAAATTCAAAGAGAAATTGGACGATTTACTGACGGTTCAGTTGAAGTGAAAATGCAGAATGAAAACAAGGCAGTTGTTTATATTGATGACAAGGATGTTCCTGCGGCAATTGGAAAAGGCGGCAAAAATGTTGCAGCGATTGTAAACAAATTAAGCATTGGAATAGACATCCGTCCAAGAAGCGAACTTTCAAGAACCAACAATACAGAGCAGGTTGTGGAAAAAACATCATCGCTTGAACCTGAACTTCCCTCATCCTCTGCTAACAGCAACGGAATTGAGATAAAAGTTGACAAAAAATTTTTGTCAATTATGGCAAAAGAGCATAAAGGAAAAATTGTTGATGTTTTTGGCGGAAAAGAATACCTTTTTACAGCAACAGTAAACGATCAGGGTGAAATTCATATGTCCAAAAACAACAGCATAGCGATGGAAATGATTCGCCGATATAATGATGGAGAAGAAATCAGACTCAGACCTGTCTAA